A genomic window from Streptomyces mirabilis includes:
- a CDS encoding S1 family peptidase, producing the protein MSGFRPRAAWTGGLIAATSLTAVAALTAAPATAVSGPTASAAVSAATARLDVGGQRGCSATLVAAQWLLTAASCFTDTPGGTLASGTPKLKTTATIGGSVQQVVNLVPRTDRDVVMAQLAKPVSGVTPVPVAGAAPAAGDEVQAAGFGRTREEWVPDQVHAAAFTVQNTAATTLDLAGKSDGAAICKGDTGGPVLGTTGAVVGVSSLSWQGGCLGTDPAETRTGAVVVRVDDLSSWVQQVAYAPVFAAAPWKHAVQITAGYYAGDSAGGTRHMDLIVVWGDGEVTLYQGGYGNDPARPFAAEHQLKPGKSIFTQAVNVTGINTGGGTDGVVVRWSDGEMTLYTSVDAKGFHGEKQLAAPRSAEWKDDARQLTGGRFTANGLRDDLLVSFKDGHVSVFSDLAVNGLKKQTQPVAKNNTWPAAEVLASGSFTGKATDDLLVRWIDGETTIYPGMTGTSLPAEDKIRSRNSQWKDAAVIAVGAFTANTTANDILVRWNDGHVSYFTGVDAKGLHDEIQLAPAS; encoded by the coding sequence ATGTCCGGCTTTCGTCCGCGCGCCGCGTGGACCGGCGGCCTGATCGCCGCCACTTCACTGACCGCCGTCGCCGCTCTCACTGCTGCACCAGCCACCGCCGTGTCCGGGCCGACCGCTTCTGCCGCGGTCTCGGCCGCAACCGCCCGGCTCGACGTCGGCGGCCAACGCGGCTGTTCGGCCACCCTGGTGGCTGCGCAGTGGCTCCTGACCGCCGCGAGCTGCTTCACCGACACCCCCGGCGGCACACTCGCCTCCGGCACGCCGAAGCTGAAGACGACCGCCACCATTGGTGGCAGCGTCCAGCAGGTGGTGAACCTGGTGCCGCGCACGGACCGTGACGTGGTGATGGCCCAACTGGCCAAGCCCGTCAGCGGCGTCACCCCCGTACCGGTGGCCGGCGCCGCGCCTGCCGCCGGGGACGAGGTCCAGGCCGCCGGGTTCGGGCGTACCCGCGAGGAGTGGGTGCCCGACCAGGTCCACGCGGCCGCTTTCACCGTGCAGAACACCGCCGCCACGACCCTCGACCTGGCGGGCAAGTCGGACGGCGCAGCGATCTGCAAGGGCGACACCGGCGGTCCGGTACTGGGCACCACCGGAGCGGTCGTGGGTGTCAGCAGCCTGTCCTGGCAGGGCGGTTGCCTGGGTACCGATCCGGCCGAGACCCGCACCGGCGCGGTGGTCGTCCGGGTCGACGACCTGTCCTCCTGGGTCCAGCAGGTCGCCTACGCCCCCGTCTTCGCGGCAGCCCCGTGGAAGCACGCCGTGCAGATCACGGCCGGCTACTACGCGGGCGACTCCGCCGGCGGTACGCGTCACATGGACCTGATCGTCGTCTGGGGCGACGGCGAGGTCACCCTCTACCAGGGCGGCTACGGGAACGACCCCGCCCGCCCCTTCGCCGCGGAACACCAGTTGAAGCCCGGGAAGAGCATCTTCACCCAGGCCGTCAACGTGACCGGCATCAACACCGGCGGCGGCACCGACGGAGTCGTGGTGCGGTGGTCCGACGGCGAGATGACCCTGTACACATCCGTCGACGCCAAGGGCTTCCACGGCGAGAAGCAGCTCGCCGCGCCCCGCTCCGCCGAGTGGAAGGACGACGCCCGGCAGCTGACCGGCGGCCGCTTCACCGCGAACGGCCTGCGCGACGACCTGCTGGTGAGCTTCAAGGACGGCCACGTCTCCGTCTTCAGCGACCTGGCGGTCAACGGGCTGAAGAAGCAGACCCAGCCCGTCGCCAAGAACAACACCTGGCCCGCTGCCGAGGTACTCGCCAGCGGCTCCTTCACCGGGAAGGCCACCGATGACCTTCTGGTGCGCTGGATCGACGGCGAGACCACCATCTACCCCGGCATGACCGGCACATCCCTGCCCGCCGAAGACAAGATCCGCTCCCGCAATTCGCAGTGGAAGGACGCTGCCGTCATCGCCGTAGGCGCCTTCACCGCCAACACCACCGCCAACGACATCCTCGTCCGCTGGAACGACGGCCACGTCAGCTACTTCACCGGCGTCGACGCCAAGGGCCTCCACGACGAAATCCAGCTCGCACCCGCAAGCTGA
- a CDS encoding IS6 family transposase: MESASPSYRGHRYLVEVISHCVWLYHRFPLSFREVEELLLQRGVIVSYETIRRWCAKFGQAYANGLRRRHPRPGDKWHLDEVFIKINGELKYLWRAVDQDGNVLDILVQNRRDKAAARRFFRRLMKKTGTVPRVVVTDKLRSYGAAHREVMPSVEHCSHKGLNNRAENSHQPTRQREHAMKGFRSAGGAQRFLSAFSGISPHFRPHRHLMSAPDYRAEMTIRFAIWDQITGAAGQPATD, encoded by the coding sequence GTGGAGAGCGCGTCGCCGTCGTATAGGGGGCACCGTTACCTGGTCGAGGTCATATCCCACTGCGTGTGGCTGTACCACCGATTCCCGCTCAGCTTCCGCGAGGTCGAGGAGCTGCTGCTCCAGCGCGGCGTGATCGTCTCCTACGAGACCATCCGCCGCTGGTGCGCCAAGTTCGGCCAGGCCTACGCGAACGGACTGCGCCGACGGCACCCACGGCCCGGCGACAAGTGGCACCTGGACGAGGTCTTCATCAAGATCAACGGGGAGCTGAAGTACCTGTGGCGGGCCGTCGACCAGGACGGCAACGTGCTCGACATCCTCGTGCAGAACCGGCGGGACAAGGCCGCCGCCAGGCGCTTCTTCCGCCGCCTGATGAAGAAGACCGGCACGGTGCCGCGGGTGGTCGTCACCGACAAGCTCCGCTCCTACGGCGCGGCCCACCGCGAAGTCATGCCCTCGGTCGAGCACTGCTCACACAAAGGACTGAACAACCGGGCCGAGAACAGCCACCAGCCCACCCGGCAACGGGAACACGCGATGAAAGGCTTCCGCTCCGCCGGCGGGGCGCAGCGGTTCCTGTCCGCGTTCAGCGGCATCTCGCCCCACTTCCGGCCCCACCGCCACCTGATGAGCGCCCCCGACTACCGAGCCGAGATGACCATCCGCTTCGCCATCTGGGACCAGATCACCGGCGCCGCCGGCCAGCCCGCCACGGACTGA
- a CDS encoding LLM class F420-dependent oxidoreductase produces the protein MSGIRWGAVLPQGWRLDLGHLSDPVEQFEAMVTVGRKAEELGFDSVWLYDHLQPVQAEEETVFECWTSLAALARETRRVRLGQLVTCNSYRNPALLAKMAATLDAASGGRALLGLGAGWDQREYEAYGYPAPYPATGERLRRLGEAAQVVTSMLRSPRSTVEGRYYGVRDAVNVPTGVQQPHIPLLIGGSGEKVTLRLVAQYADACNLTDHTDPQFYLRKLEVLARHCEDVGRPYDDILRTATLSVFVASNEDELVRMMAPHLNGRTREELAAHNAVGTPKQLVETFGALVDAGIEYFVLYFHEATRLDSMRLFATEVMPQLT, from the coding sequence ATGTCGGGGATCCGTTGGGGCGCGGTGCTTCCGCAGGGCTGGCGGCTGGACCTCGGACACCTCTCCGACCCGGTCGAGCAGTTCGAAGCAATGGTCACCGTCGGCCGTAAGGCGGAGGAGCTCGGCTTCGACTCGGTCTGGCTGTACGACCACCTCCAGCCGGTACAGGCGGAGGAGGAGACCGTGTTCGAGTGCTGGACCAGCCTCGCCGCACTCGCCCGAGAGACCCGCCGGGTCCGTCTCGGACAGCTGGTGACGTGCAACAGCTACCGCAACCCAGCGCTGCTCGCCAAGATGGCGGCCACCCTGGACGCCGCCAGCGGTGGCCGGGCCCTGCTCGGCCTCGGGGCCGGCTGGGACCAGCGCGAGTACGAGGCCTACGGCTATCCCGCGCCCTACCCCGCCACCGGCGAGCGGCTGCGCCGCCTCGGCGAGGCAGCCCAGGTGGTCACCTCGATGCTGCGGTCCCCGCGCAGTACCGTGGAAGGCCGTTACTACGGGGTCCGCGACGCCGTCAACGTGCCGACGGGCGTGCAGCAGCCGCACATCCCGCTGCTAATCGGCGGCAGCGGCGAGAAGGTCACCCTGCGCCTGGTCGCGCAGTACGCCGACGCCTGCAACCTGACCGACCACACCGACCCGCAGTTTTACCTCCGCAAGCTCGAAGTGCTCGCCCGCCACTGCGAGGATGTCGGCCGCCCTTACGACGACATCCTGCGCACGGCCACGCTCTCCGTGTTCGTCGCCTCCAACGAGGACGAGCTCGTGCGGATGATGGCCCCCCACCTGAACGGACGCACCCGCGAAGAGTTGGCGGCGCACAATGCCGTGGGCACCCCCAAGCAGCTCGTGGAGACCTTCGGCGCGCTCGTGGACGCAGGAATCGAATACTTCGTCCTTTACTTCCACGAGGCCACGCGGCTGGACTCGATGCGGCTATTCGCCACCGAAGTCATGCCGCAGCTGACGTGA
- a CDS encoding alpha-amylase family glycosyl hydrolase: protein MIALALYGVRSGAGIMPSFDFGSTVPNWGYDPVNYNVPEEQFSQYTVPEDRIREFKDMVNAFHKNGIRVVMDVVYNHTFSKSVFGNITGKYYTSTDLSGTGNSIDDGNPMVNRMIQDSLEHWVRDYNVDGFRFDLVGVHYANNVNTWANYLNTTYAGRNLLMYGEAWNGGASDPNEVQKVRYGNVPTLAPSHFGVFNGVYRDAIRGGTDTNTMGYMGGTGNASAIAFGMRGSPTDADSTAAVSNLWTPAFAEDPEQTMNYASIHDNLNLYDKITYSGASGGATGTAGRIDRFATGMVLTTEGIPIIAEGDEFLRSKVVNGDYATAMNSYNASDAVNAIHWSDKTVNANVFAYYKDAIALRKASLALRLTTWGAVHNQVNATADGSVVIGRFSSNPATPTSYDTVVVDNPTGSTYNVALPPGTWTKVLDTTGAVAASDNACGSLSVTVFKKN, encoded by the coding sequence GTGATCGCGCTCGCCCTGTACGGGGTGCGCAGCGGGGCGGGGATCATGCCCTCGTTCGACTTCGGCAGCACCGTGCCGAACTGGGGCTACGACCCGGTGAACTACAACGTGCCCGAGGAGCAGTTCTCGCAGTACACGGTTCCTGAGGACCGGATCCGCGAGTTCAAGGACATGGTCAACGCGTTCCACAAGAACGGCATCCGTGTCGTCATGGACGTCGTCTACAACCACACCTTCAGCAAGAGCGTCTTCGGCAATATCACCGGCAAGTACTACACCTCGACCGACCTGTCCGGCACGGGCAACTCGATCGACGACGGTAACCCGATGGTCAACCGCATGATCCAGGACTCGCTGGAGCACTGGGTCCGGGACTACAACGTCGACGGCTTCCGCTTCGACCTGGTCGGCGTGCACTACGCCAACAACGTCAATACCTGGGCCAACTACCTCAACACCACCTACGCCGGCCGCAACCTGCTGATGTACGGCGAGGCCTGGAACGGCGGCGCATCCGACCCGAACGAGGTGCAGAAGGTCCGCTACGGCAACGTCCCCACCCTCGCGCCCTCACACTTCGGGGTCTTCAACGGCGTCTACCGGGACGCGATCCGAGGCGGCACGGATACCAACACCATGGGCTACATGGGTGGCACGGGCAATGCTTCCGCCATCGCCTTCGGCATGCGCGGCTCACCCACGGACGCCGACAGCACCGCCGCCGTGTCCAACCTGTGGACCCCTGCCTTCGCCGAGGACCCCGAGCAGACCATGAACTATGCCTCGATTCACGACAATCTCAACCTCTACGACAAGATCACATACTCCGGCGCGTCCGGCGGCGCCACCGGAACGGCCGGACGCATTGACCGGTTCGCCACCGGCATGGTCCTGACCACCGAGGGTATTCCGATCATCGCCGAGGGCGACGAGTTCCTTCGTTCCAAGGTCGTGAACGGCGACTACGCGACAGCGATGAACTCCTACAACGCCTCCGACGCCGTCAACGCGATTCACTGGAGCGACAAGACCGTCAACGCCAACGTCTTCGCCTACTACAAGGACGCGATCGCGCTCCGGAAAGCGAGCTTGGCCCTGCGCCTGACCACCTGGGGCGCGGTCCACAATCAGGTGAACGCGACGGCCGACGGCTCGGTGGTGATCGGCCGCTTCAGCTCGAACCCCGCCACGCCCACGAGCTACGACACCGTGGTCGTCGACAACCCGACCGGCAGCACGTACAACGTGGCTCTGCCGCCGGGAACCTGGACGAAGGTACTCGACACCACCGGTGCCGTCGCCGCGAGCGACAATGCCTGCGGGAGCCTGTCGGTGACGGTCTTCAAGAAGAACTGA
- a CDS encoding nitrilase-related carbon-nitrogen hydrolase, which yields MTVVKAAAVQISPVLYSRAGTVGKVVEKIRELGTKGVQYAVFPETVIPYYPYFSFVQAPYAMAKEPLRLLEESVTVPSAETDAIAQAAREAHMVVSIGVNERDGGTIYNTQLLFDADGTLIQRRRKITPTYHERLVWGQGDASGLRAVDSAVGRVGQLACWEHYQPLARYALIADGEQIHAAMYPGSFGGALFAEQIEVNIRQHALEAACFVVCATAWLDKDQVGRIAEDTGGPALSGGFFTAIVDPEGRVLGEPLTSGEGEVIADLDFGLIDQRKRLMDARGHYSRPELLSLQIDRTPTAPVHERGAQAPVRSARAVEEGSSTAE from the coding sequence ATGACCGTTGTGAAGGCTGCCGCAGTCCAGATCAGCCCCGTGCTCTACAGCCGCGCGGGTACCGTCGGAAAGGTCGTTGAGAAGATCCGCGAGCTGGGCACGAAGGGAGTTCAGTACGCGGTCTTCCCCGAGACCGTCATCCCCTACTACCCGTACTTCTCCTTCGTGCAGGCGCCCTACGCCATGGCCAAGGAGCCGCTGCGCCTGCTCGAGGAGTCGGTGACCGTGCCGTCCGCCGAGACCGACGCCATCGCCCAGGCCGCCCGAGAGGCGCACATGGTCGTCTCGATCGGCGTCAATGAGCGGGACGGCGGGACCATCTACAACACGCAGCTCCTGTTCGACGCGGACGGCACGCTGATCCAGCGCCGCCGCAAGATCACGCCGACCTATCACGAGAGGCTCGTCTGGGGGCAGGGCGACGCCTCCGGCCTGCGCGCGGTGGACAGCGCCGTGGGCCGCGTCGGCCAGCTTGCCTGCTGGGAGCACTACCAGCCCCTGGCCCGCTACGCCCTGATCGCCGACGGCGAGCAGATCCACGCCGCGATGTACCCCGGTTCCTTCGGCGGCGCGCTGTTCGCGGAGCAGATCGAGGTCAATATTCGTCAGCATGCCCTGGAAGCTGCCTGCTTCGTCGTCTGCGCAACCGCATGGCTCGACAAGGACCAGGTGGGGCGCATCGCCGAGGACACCGGTGGTCCCGCGCTGTCCGGGGGGTTCTTCACCGCGATCGTCGATCCCGAAGGACGCGTTCTCGGAGAACCGCTCACCTCCGGCGAGGGCGAGGTCATCGCCGACCTGGACTTCGGACTGATCGACCAGCGCAAGCGCCTGATGGACGCGCGCGGCCACTACAGCCGCCCTGAACTCCTCAGCCTGCAGATCGACCGCACACCGACAGCCCCTGTCCACGAGCGCGGTGCTCAGGCTCCGGTCCGCAGCGCTCGTGCGGTGGAAGAGGGCTCTTCCACCGCGGAGTGA
- a CDS encoding PIG-L deacetylase family protein, translating to MHAHPDDEASQTGGTLARYAAAGVRTVLVTCTDGGQGDGVDGRKPGHHDHRPEEVAARRAHELAISGAALGVSHLIRLDHPDSGLPDSPDDIDPRAFSRLDGEPVVRQLEALMHEYRPDVLVTYPPNGLSNHPDHVRTHDLTTAAFERIRTAGGFPVQGGAGTRTGRRLPKLYHIALSVSRLAAVRTLAQASLGPDAWTPPLDMGVDDDDVTTVVDISGFWDQKLRALAAHASQSDAQALLGMLSLTGRENPVEEYVRADPPWTGGEQENDLFQGVEGG from the coding sequence GTGCACGCGCACCCGGACGACGAGGCCAGCCAGACAGGCGGCACACTCGCGCGATACGCGGCTGCGGGCGTCCGGACAGTCCTTGTCACTTGCACCGATGGCGGACAGGGTGACGGAGTCGACGGCCGCAAACCCGGCCACCACGACCACCGGCCCGAGGAGGTCGCCGCACGGCGCGCCCACGAGCTCGCCATATCCGGTGCCGCACTGGGTGTGAGTCACCTGATTCGGCTGGACCATCCGGACTCCGGGCTGCCCGACTCCCCCGACGACATCGACCCTCGTGCGTTCAGCAGGCTCGACGGCGAGCCGGTCGTCCGGCAGCTCGAAGCCCTCATGCACGAGTACCGGCCGGATGTCCTGGTGACCTATCCCCCCAACGGGCTTTCGAACCACCCGGATCATGTCCGTACGCACGACCTCACGACCGCCGCGTTCGAGCGCATTCGGACGGCCGGCGGCTTCCCTGTCCAGGGAGGTGCCGGCACGCGTACCGGCCGGCGCCTGCCGAAGCTGTACCACATCGCCCTCTCCGTCTCCCGCCTCGCGGCGGTACGAACCCTGGCGCAGGCTTCCCTCGGTCCTGACGCCTGGACTCCCCCGCTGGACATGGGCGTTGACGATGACGACGTCACCACCGTCGTGGACATCTCCGGGTTCTGGGACCAGAAGCTTCGGGCGCTGGCGGCACACGCCAGCCAGTCGGACGCTCAGGCCCTGCTGGGGATGTTGAGCCTGACCGGTCGTGAGAACCCTGTCGAGGAGTACGTACGAGCCGACCCACCGTGGACTGGCGGAGAGCAGGAGAACGACCTCTTCCAGGGCGTCGAGGGCGGTTGA
- a CDS encoding MFS transporter: MNNAQPAPAGENQNTVDDGPRDEGPANNRRAGWVLALGSLGAFVVFLDTTIVNIAFQTISHSFNTTAGHLAWVLNAYSLVFAAMLIPAGRVADRYGRKNIFIVGITGFALMSALCGLAPSAGVLITARALQAVFAALVVPSSLALVLHEFHAARRHVAIGVWGAMAAAAAAVGPTLGALLTEYASWRWIFLVNVPIAAVIVALGRRLLHESRDPQASGLPDPLGALLVAAIPALLSFSIIEGPSRGWSDSWVVIGFVAAALALPVFLWRTSKAARPVMDLALFKERQFSEINAATLLFSTAFFGLLLANLIFLQVEWHYSVLRAALASSAGPIVVTIIARSTTKLATVVGHRRVLFAGAVTWTLGCLGFALFVDSSPHWVTHWLPWTLLTGLGIGLTLPVQSGAAVAKLPPAQFAVGSAINSSFRQLGAVLGVSIFVALLGTSKMGPGVDNFQHIWWVFAALGLAAGVVQALPRLRSVSAPSAR; this comes from the coding sequence GTGAACAATGCGCAGCCCGCCCCCGCGGGGGAGAACCAGAACACTGTCGACGACGGCCCCCGGGATGAGGGGCCCGCGAACAATCGGCGGGCTGGTTGGGTGTTGGCCCTGGGCAGCCTCGGCGCTTTCGTGGTTTTTCTCGACACCACGATTGTGAACATCGCCTTCCAGACCATCAGCCACAGTTTCAACACCACAGCCGGGCATTTGGCGTGGGTTCTCAATGCATACAGCCTGGTGTTCGCTGCGATGCTCATCCCGGCAGGCCGGGTAGCCGACCGTTACGGGCGCAAGAACATATTCATCGTGGGCATCACCGGATTCGCGCTCATGAGTGCGCTGTGCGGGCTGGCGCCGAGTGCGGGAGTACTGATCACCGCCCGCGCGCTGCAAGCGGTCTTCGCCGCCCTTGTCGTGCCGTCCTCGCTGGCGCTCGTCCTTCACGAGTTCCACGCCGCCCGCCGACATGTCGCAATCGGCGTCTGGGGTGCGATGGCCGCCGCGGCGGCAGCGGTCGGCCCCACGCTCGGAGCGCTGCTCACCGAGTACGCGTCATGGCGATGGATCTTCCTGGTCAACGTGCCGATCGCGGCAGTGATCGTGGCGCTCGGCAGACGTCTGCTCCACGAGTCCCGTGACCCGCAGGCCTCCGGCCTTCCCGATCCTCTCGGGGCGCTCCTCGTGGCAGCGATTCCCGCGCTTCTCAGCTTCTCCATCATCGAGGGACCTTCTCGTGGATGGTCCGACTCGTGGGTGGTGATCGGATTCGTCGCGGCGGCCCTGGCTCTTCCCGTCTTCCTGTGGCGTACATCGAAGGCCGCACGGCCGGTGATGGATCTCGCCCTCTTCAAGGAGCGTCAGTTCTCGGAGATCAACGCCGCGACGCTCTTGTTCTCGACGGCGTTCTTCGGCCTTCTGCTGGCCAATCTGATCTTTCTTCAGGTGGAATGGCACTACTCGGTACTGCGCGCAGCGCTCGCCAGTTCCGCCGGGCCGATCGTCGTCACCATCATCGCGCGCTCCACGACCAAGCTGGCCACCGTTGTCGGACATCGACGCGTACTTTTCGCCGGCGCCGTCACCTGGACACTCGGCTGCCTCGGCTTCGCTCTTTTCGTCGACTCCTCACCGCACTGGGTGACCCACTGGCTTCCGTGGACTCTGCTCACCGGACTGGGTATCGGTCTCACCCTGCCTGTGCAGTCCGGTGCCGCCGTCGCGAAACTTCCCCCGGCGCAGTTCGCCGTCGGATCCGCGATCAACTCCAGTTTCAGGCAGCTCGGGGCAGTTTTGGGAGTCAGCATCTTCGTCGCTCTCCTGGGAACTTCGAAAATGGGCCCCGGAGTGGACAATTTCCAGCACATCTGGTGGGTCTTTGCGGCTCTCGGCCTCGCCGCGGGCGTTGTCCAGGCCCTGCCGCGTCTGAGGTCTGTTTCCGCGCCCTCCGCGCGCTGA